TGGGTTGTGGGAGGTCCTGGATAAATTACCATAGTGTTTGTCTTTGCAGAGGAACAacatgaaaagggggagggatggggaggaGTGAGCAGCTTGGGAACGGGGGCTGTTGGTGCCTGTTCCTGCACTGTTTGCTGCTGTCATCATGGCAGGGGCACTTTTGGTGTCCTCATGTAGATGCAGCCCCAAACAAAGGACACCTCACCATCATTTTCTGAAAAAAGATAGCTTTAGGTGACTGCAGCAAATAATTCATGTTACAAGTAACAGAGTCAAGCAATAAATCTCCAGAAACACTCTCCAGTTTCATCTGGGAGAAAAAATCTTTCCTAATACCAAAAGTGGCTTTCAGTGAACACTTAGTGTCTCCTATATTTTTGTTTGCTGCAGGGAAAAATTGCGTGTACATAGATCTGGTAATATGCCTCTGGACATGAATCAGTTCCGAATGTTGTTTTGCACGTGCAAGGTTCCAGGAATTACTCAAGACTCCGTTGTCAATTATTTCAGGACAGGTAAACAAGGACATATTCTCTCGATTAACAGAGAACCTTTAAAATATTGTTTCTCTGATGGCAGAATAAATAGTACTTGGACtttttcttttgatttaattgatAGCATTTCTGTAAGGATAATTTGCAGTGTGGGAATCCAGAGAGGTAAATAGAGTGATCTGATGCCTTGTATTGAGACAGCTACTGTGAAAGAAATCATGCCAGGAGTTGAATTTTTAACTTTGATCAGTTTAAGATATGCCTTAAAGAGAACAGAGTACTTCCTCCTGGAGTCCTGGTACATTATCACAGAAATGCACTGTATTTTCAAAAATACTTAAAGATTTTTTATATGATGAACAGTTGGACTTTTGTAgatgaaatttattaccatactATTTAGGTTAAAATCTTTTTTGATATCTATTTATGTTATTGCTAGTATTAGATATTTTGGGTATCTTAAAATAAAAAGCAATTTAAGATTGCGATAAATAGAAAACACCCTGGCAGCTGCTTTTCCCATGGCTGAAATGAACATATTTGTGCTAGAATCATACCCTGCAAATGTCATCTTTAACACTGGCCGTATTAAAGCAAAAATGACACATTAGCAGTTGCAGTAGCCCTTTAAAGGCTCAAAGGAGCTAGTGGGCAGGGCTGCTGGGTCCTCCCCTCAACTTGCTACTCTTGTCCTTGCATTCTGTTTCCTCAGGTACTTGTTGTCTAGTTGGCTTCTAACACCAAAAGTCAGGCAGTTATAAAAAGAATGCGtgaaggtgggagggaaggaacagCTAGCAAGGAAAAGCTTTGCTGGCCATGACACAACTGGAATCTgtgtatctttgggactgcctcttcccTTGCATCCCTGGATGAgcattatgctctgctgagaacaatCTACTGGTGGTCCCTGACCCTAAAGATACCTGGCTGTCCTCAGCTAGAGCcagtggaactcactgccaaatagcaccagggccctgtgggatatgatgcaattccatagggccataaggcagagatgttccgccaggcctttggctgaggacagAGATGGTTTCATCATAGCCAGCACCctcctctttccttcttttcttcctccatcTTTGTTTTGGCCCACCTGTCTGAGTTTACGGTGCAGTTCAGAATGGGGTAGTAAATATTTGACGCCATCTTAAAAAATGTAGTTGCTctcttggttttgtttttaactgtttttattgattgTAAAtcacctagaacaggggtgtcaaacatgcatttcgggggccgaatcaggcccctggagagctcctatcaggcccccgagcaactggctgtcatctgcttccttctccctctctctcttgctaccttctgcatcacagcttgctttgcaaggcttgcttaatcgctcaggagctacagagcaaaaccactcttttctccattggctgagggtcctcccccccagtcccttggggaaggaagcaaagagccagagcttcctttgtccagttctctggctcctatgggagaaatacaaaaaaagtgctATACAAATGAGTGCTaaagctttaagcatgttttcagttttttaaaaatatatatatttgtgtttgtctgtgttctttataaaatttatatctctgctacttaatcttaaataggtacacacatggcccaacccgacatgactcggcccctcaaggtctcatttatgtcagatccagccctcataacaaatgagttcgacacccttggccTAGAGCCTTGTATCAGTAGGGAATAGGCAATTCATAAActgaatatataaaataaaaattaatgttttaaacattaaGGTGAAGAGACCTTTGATGTTGTGGTCTATTGTATAGTTGTTTGTAGTAGTTGCATACCAAACTATAATTGTCAGCTTCTTTATTTTGggacataagagccccgtggcgcagagtggtaaagctgcagtactgcagtcgaagccctctgctcacgacctgagttcgatcccagcggaacctggttcaggtagctggctcaaggttgactcagccttccatccttctgaggtcagtcaaatgatgacccagcttgctggggggaagtgtagatgactggggaaggcaagggcaaaccaccccataaaaagtctgccgtgaaaatgttgtgaaagcaacgtcaccccagagtcaaaaatgactggtgcttgcacaagggactgcctttaccttttttgctcAAGAAATACAGCCTTACCTTGCATATCCTAAATTTCTCACTATGTATGTATCCAAAGTTCACAAGGCATAATATGGATGCACAGCACTGAATGGTCAATATTTGTGCAATGTTAAAGAAATCCTTCAGATCCTTATGAAAACACTAGTGTGCTGATAAACCTCCATACAAATGCCTTGTTGCCTCTGTATGCACATTCAGAACTTTTGTATAGCTTTGTAATCTTTACAAATGTTGTTTATAGGTGCAAGAAGCTCTTGGCAGGAGAGTTGAATTTGTCTGCACATCTGGGCATTTTGCTTTTCTTTGGAACTTGGTCTGTTGCTTTCTGTATTCCATTGGAATCCATGTGCAAGTGGTTGTGCCTTATGAGAATACCTCCTCTTCCTAAAATTCTTAAAGAGTTATGAACCATCTGCTTTTTCTCTAACCTGTTATTCTCAGCAGTCTGGGGAAGGGAGATCATTGACAGAAATAAAACTTACCTGCAAGGATACAGAACACTCAAGGCTTTTCCATATTCCCTGACAGTCCTCTCAGGAGCCAATTAGGGTAGTCcatataaacaatttatttattttagtatatttctatcccgcctattcccgcagggctcagggtggagtacaacatatgataaaacaataaaatacaataaaaacattctataaatagacaactcaacagcactcagattaccatgtcatcacatattgcccagacAATGATAAATAATCCATAATTTACAATTCAGCAGCTTGTGAAGATTTCCCTAAGAGAACCTTCTTTAACCTGTGGCAGAAGGTCAGTAATGACCTCAGAGAGTGTTCTAAAGCCAAAATGCTGTTATAGAGAAAGCTCTCGCTCACACAGCCATCCACAGGTTGTGGACATGCAGGAAGGGACCAGCAGTGCCTGAACAAGTGCATATGAAAGGAAGCAGTTCTTGAGGTGTTGTAGCTGCCATGTATCATTTAAACTTTACAGTCAGTTGTTTTGGGTTGGGCTCTGAAACTGACACCCAGGATAGATGGAATAAAATAGGACTTGTGTATTCTCAGTGGCTTGCCTGACCCAACAGTCCGGCAGGCACATTTTTAGCAATCTTTGAAGGCAGCCCATATAAAGGATATTCTAGTACAGGTGCCACAATGGCATAAGTAACTGTAGACATATTCCACCTTACTATAAAGAGATACAGATGGCAGTCCAGTTGGAGTTTGTTAAAGGCATCTCCAGAGTCAGTTGCTTTTTACCATGCAGAAACCACCCAAACTGCTGGCCTGCATCTTCCCAGGAGAATGCAGTCATCATCCAGTGAAGGCACAGTACCCCCTCCCATCAATAACGATCACACTTCCAGCCAAGGGTACTGTTCCATCATGTGTTGAGTGGAGCCATGAGAGGCATTTTCCTGTAGCCCTTGTTGTGTTTGATGGCTGAAATGTGTTTTAGCTGGCATTCCATAACAACTACATGGCCAGCTGTACAAAGGGATCATGTCCCTATGCTTTTTCTTGTCCTTCCAGAGACTGAAGGAGAATGCCCATCTCATCTGGCAGTGCTATGTCGAGGTCGGATTTTTACATTTGATGCTGTGCATGATGGTCACATATTGAGCCCGCCAGAGATTTCCAGGTATATGTGTGTAAATGCTATTAAAATCTGTAACCAAGTttcattagtttatttatatgtaAATTACAGCAGGAATTACCCAACTTGTTAGCTCTCTGGTATTCTGAATACATCCTTTAGAGTACaaccctaagaacattttcctggaagtaagccacaATTAATAGGCCTGACTAGGATTCTGCACTCTCAGAAGGTCTTTGTGTCCATTGAAGGAACCTTTGCAAGACAAATGGTAGAGTTGAAACCCACTGAAGTGAATGAAGTCTATACAGCAGCAGTGTTTGAAAGAGGAATGGGATAAAAATATGATTATTGTCATTGTACAAGATATTAAGTCCTTCCGCCTGTGGTCGGAACGTACCTCGTTGCCACACATCTTTGGGAATGGGTTGTCTTTCCAGTATAGTAAATTGAAACCAGCATAGTCTGGATGTAAGGAAGCAAAACTTTCCTTTCACTCTGAATAGTAGTTGACTTAGGTTCTGCACTCAGTTTGCAGAATTATAAGAGCAAAACTAGTGGCAGTCAACGGATCTTTGACACAGCGACAAGGTGCCTTGCACAGATTTGGAAGAATTACTTTCAATATGGTGAAATCAGAGTTTTATTGAGGGGAATAATTAGCCTGCTAAAGCAAGCATGACGATATCTGGCATACAGCAACAGTACTAAATACTAAAATGCCCACATTAAGAGGCATATATCCCAAATGCACAtgtgtacacacaaacacactgtaaTATGTATTAAGGAAAAGACAAGAGGCTATAAGTGGTGGCGCAAGAGGGTGAAATATCCCTGTACATTCCAGACAGTTTCAGGCAGGGGTCTCAAATGTGTGGACAGCCTTGCATCCAGAAGGAAGAACAGTGGACAGGCAGAGGCATGTAATGTGCCAAAAATGGGAACATTTTGTCAGCTATGCTCAGGGTGAAACTAGCATAAATGTACATGTTGGGGTTGGTTCTGACTTCAGTTATAGGGCTGTGACTTGAACAAGAGCCAATGattattttttcctgagctagagaaagggaaggaggatcCAGGTGAGACGCTTTCCTGATTAGCCAAAGGTGACAAGGAGGGAGTTCCTGCATGCTGGGAGGAGTGTGAAATAAGGAAGGGAGAGGAAGTCTTGTAGTGGAAATATAGATGTGCTGAAGGCACTTTTAGTTATATCATCAAGCTGAGATTGTCAGAGGAAATTCCAGCTGGCCCAAACTGAGTCAGTGTGAATGGAGAACCTCAAGAATGCTACTGTGAATCCTAGGCCTTGATTAATTACTGACAGGTCCTGATTAAAGGTCTGGGACCAGGGAAAGGGAGAGGCTTATTTTACTCTGTGTCTGCCTTTGTTTTCATTGAGCGTGATGAGATCAAGGTATATGTTCACCAGACCTGTGTCCCTCTCTGCTGGCTTTTGTACTTTGTCTGGGTCTTGTCTGGCTGGCGGAGAATTGCTGGTCTCAGTTgcttgaggggtggggggagccaacTAAATGGTAACAGCAGTCCTGTAGTCAAGCCATCAAGCTATCATATATTCCTGACAGGATTAGCACCTCTGTTCCTGGGGGTTGTATGTGGTAGTAGGATCTGCTTGTTACCTTCAATTTACTGTTTTTTAATCCTTCTTCAAGGCAACTGACTTACATCCAAGAGAGGTGCCAGAATGAACCAGAGGGGCCAGGATTAGCTGCCTTAACCTCTGAGAAGAGAACCCGGTGGGCACAGGTTAGCAGACTTCATGGGGGATAACCTTCATGGGAGATAAAGGTGCATGAGTTTTATAATTTAATTATCCATTGACTTGTCTTCTAGATACGTGATAATCTTATTAGCCTGGATCCAAGAAACCTGTCCCTTTTGGAAAAAATACAGACAAGCTTGTTTACTGTCTGTCTGGATGAAGCAAGTCCTCAGGCTACACCTGAAGATTATTCACAGGTAGTAGAGAAAAGTAGTTACCTTTCTGTTGCCAGTGAGATATCAAATTCAGTGGTATTCTTTGCACCTATTTTAGGTTAAAAAGGTATTTACATTTGGTTGATTTTATTGATACATGCAACTTCAGGCAACTGTACAGGTGGTATAAAGCTATTTAATTGCTTTCACACCATCTATCACTGTGCATTGTATAAGTCTGGTAAAGATCAAACGCTATCAAGCCCAACTCTTAGCTGTAATGCTGGCTCAATACAACATCCTCTTCCCAGTCCTGGGAATGCAAACAGTGTTCAACAAATAGCacgtgagaaggaaggaaggatttggTATCCAGGTGAAAAATACCATTTGTATTTACAGCTATTGCACTTTCCATGTAAAATGTACATCATAGTCGAGGAAGTGTGTTCTGTGTGTCCTCTGATTTTTCAGCTAATGTTTTCCTGAACTTTTTCCTTGCTGTGTGGTGGATTTGTCTTTCATAATTTATAAAGCCATTTCTTCGTTTAGGTCACCAAGTTAGCACTGGGAGGAGATCCAACGAATCGCTGGGGAGACAAATCTTACAACTGCATTGTGTTCTCAAATGGGGTATTGGGCTCTCTCTGTGATGTAAGTGTTTTTGTTATTGTTCTTCTGTAATGCCAGGAAACTTATTTCTATTTCTTAAAAATATTTGCCTAGAGATTTTCAAAATTTGTGGGAAGAGGTGATGAATAGCAATTTCATTTCATAATTCAGATCATTATATAAGTGAACAGTTTTATGCGCTGTTTTATACATCACAGTTTATAAGGCATGTTCTTTAATAGCAAGCTGCAGTTTGAGAACTCATGCTATTTAGGAAGGTAGGGAGAGACAGTTTAATTAAAGAAACTGGCAATGTGGCATCTTCCCAAATAAGATAGTACTGTAACCTAATTATTTCTGTATTGCTTATGTTCCAGCATGCTCCTTTTGATGCCATGGTTGTGGTAGTGCTCTGTTCGTACATTGATCAAAAGGTCATTGAATCAGAAGGAAGATGGAAGGTATGTAAAAATTACACTCCAGTTCTCTTTCAGATAATGCTCCCTGTTCTGTGGAAATAAGTACAggtgttttttttctctcctatttttaaaaaatgaaaaacaggGATCAGACAAAGTGCGGAATATTCCTTGGCCAGAGGAACTTGTTTTCAGCTTGGACCAGAAAATACTCAATGACATTGCTTATGCTAAAGGACAGTATTACAAGCAGGTATGCTGTTTGTGTATCTTCCCCATAAACACTGCTAGCTTCTTCATACCTGGCATGTCTGTATTGCCTGTTCTCTGTTATTGTTGTTTCAGTTTAATTGCCCCATCCTGGCCAAGGCTGAGCTCTTGGTGATGTACATCAAGTATATGATGTTTGGGGAGTTGTGTACATTTCATATTTCAGTTGTGCAGAACTCTCTGCCTCTTGTAGCCATTTTAATAAGCTCCTTCCCCCCCTAATTTTATCATGCTGTAAATCAAGCTGAGGAAAAGGTCATGGGGGAAATTACATTAATCATGAAAAATCGAGCACCGACATGTCTCTTCTTTGATTTGTGAGGCAAACAGAATGTCAGGAGGGGCACTCCCCTTTGACCCCGTTGTAGCTGTTGGTGACCAGTTCCAGAGAAAGAAAGTGAGCAGCTGTCTTCCCACACTTATCCCAGCCCTGAAAGAGAGAATACTAAATACCTTTAAAGACACAGTGAAATGCTTTTACCAGACAGTATAGCACAAAGATTTTTGCAAGCAGTGCTATGTTATTTCTAAAGCAGTCTGAAAACTTTCTGAAAGCATGAGTGAATAAGTTGTTAACTGCCTTGCAATCTTTATTTGATTCACCCTTGTCAAATCCAATTATTTTACATAAACTAAAAAAGTAGACTAGCTCCTTGGATGTACTGCTTTGCGTGGAGGTTGTTATagcctttcccccttttcctgtGGTAATACCATTTTTTGTTTTTCTCAGATATCTGACATGCAGCTCGTGAATTATGCCTTCACATCCTTTGGCAAATCACTAATCAAAAAGCAGAAGCTTCATCCTGATACATTTGTTCAGCTTGCTCTCCAGCTGGCCTATTATAAACTTCATGGACAGTAAGAAAAAGTTTATTACCTGGGTAAACTGTGAGCAGTACAGTATCAGATACATATGGTCTCAACCAGAactgcacccttctaagtccactgagcTCTGACCTAGATAGCTCAGAATAACCCAATCTGGCCAGATCTCAGGagttaagcagagttggccctggctggtatttggatgggagacttacaaggaataccagggttatgacAAAGAGGCAAGctagccacctctgaacatcttttgccttgaaaaccctatggggtcgccagaagtcaggtgtgacttgacagcaacaagTCTACcgaagtcagtgggcttaaaaGGGTCTAACTTTTTAGGACTGCGCTGATAATGGAATAATAGGGTCTTCGTTTCAGATTCCTTCCATCTTTAGGAAGCCTTGTAAGCcagcctgagcctgcctcagcagggagggcagggtataaattgtttttttttcccacttaaaatatgcttttattgtgtaacacatatatacaaacaaaaaagaaaatataaactGTCAACAATCGTTACAATCAAGATCTTTCACCCACCCCCCTGAGCTGGAGGGGTAAATTTACAACTCCATTTCAGATTACTCGTGTCAATTCCCAAACTATTAATCCATGAATACAGTGGATCCCAGATCTTTTGACGATCTTGAAGGTTTCCCCCCCTTAATCTCATGGTTAACATATCTAACTCTGCAGCTTCTAAAACCTTAAGTAGAAATTCATTTTTGTCAGGTATTTTGGGGACCTTCCAATATTGAGCATATAATCTAGCTGCTGTGATTATATGTAACAACAATTGTCTTAGACATTTTCCCTTTAACAATGCTCAGTAGATATAATTCGGGGGTATGAGGGAGGCCAGATTTGAAGGTTTTCTGACACCAATCATATATTTGGGCCCAACATTTTTTTGCGTAGCTACACTGCCACCATATGTGGTAAAGGGTGCCTTTAATTCTGCCACATTTccagcagggcaggatataaattgcagggcagggtataaattgaacaaataaataaatataaagccTTACCATATCTTCATAGCTTTGCTGTCCCTCTTTTCATCAGTGGATTCCAACTATAAAATCCTCCAGTGCTAAATACCCCTGTTCATGCATCATGTAATAGTTTCTagtagatggtgactgtagtgaCCCCTCAAATTGTAAGAACTTTTACCCCTCCCCTGCTTGTGCAACTGTGATTAAATGCTCCTGACCACATGGTGGAGGGTTACATTTGTGACCAGCTTCCCAGGAGTTTATGCACACCtgagaagctggattcagattctTTGCTACTGACCTTTCCAGGATTCGCTTAGGCTGTTCCTGTCTCTGAGCCTCAGCTACCTCAAAGGATTGCAGTGAGGTTAAAACAGGCAGTGATAGTGCAACTATGTATACGAAAAGGTGGGGAAGAGCATGGCAAGAGCGTAATGTTCACCCTGTGCTAAGTAGCTGTTTTGTATATATCCAGTCTTCCTGCCCTTGAAAATGAATGGAAAATGCTTACTTTACAATATTAACAAAAACTAAATAGGATTCTTTATTTTGCTGGAAGATTTTACTTTTTTCCTGATGTCTGTGaacaagggccttctcagtaacggcaccttattggtggaaccagctgccggaggaggtgcgggccctgcgggacctagggcagttccgcagggcctgtaagacagccctcttccggcaggcctataatactgactgacaaggaaatcttttggatggaacaaaatgcatctgtagaccgccggtttttatctatcttgcttttattaatttatggttttaattttacttgtaagtgttttaaattgtagtatttgaattatcatgttgtaagccgccctgagacacttcggtgcgaagggcggggtataaatcccaatataaataaataaataataaataagagtTCTCTACACAGTGATTAAACATAATGCCTTCAAGAGTAGAGCACTGACCTCCTTTTCAGGGGCAAAGAGAGACCTTTCTTTTTATACTTCATTTGTAGCCCAGCATCCTGCTATGAAACTGCTATGACTAGACGCTTCTACCATGGCCGTACAGAGACTATGAGGCCATGCACCATGGAAGCAGTTGAGTGGTGTAAATCCATGCTAGATCCTGACTGTACTGTGAGTATCACTAATGTGTTTGTAGCTAAACAGATTTTAAGACCCCAAATACCTTGCTTTCCTTGGTCATTAATATTGAAGTGCAGGTATCATGCAGGAAACAGAGCTGCCTTCATGTATGGATGTGAGTGACAGGTGTTACATTTTAGTGGAAGATGCAATTACCAAAGGAGTATGGtttatatcttcctttttgtATATGCCATCGACTGGCTTTGTAGCAAAGCAGAGAGTACAAGTTCTAAAGCATTACTTCAGTAACATGCACAGCTTGCCAGAATTATCTTTTTAGACAAGAGACAAAGCTTCTTCCTCATAGGATATCTAAAACCCTTTTCTAATAGCACAAATATTTTGTTTCATGTTATCTGAATTCTTCCTTGTTTTTAAGAAAGGCAGTGATAGACATTTGTGTTTTAGTGTCTTGCAGCAGAGATTAGGAATCGGGCTGAAGCAGAGCACTGTATTGTTTCTTCTTTATATTTCCTCACCTGTTCTGTCTTGTAGGCATTTGATCTCTGTATCCACTCACCGTTAATTGAACGGTTAAGGCGGAGATGATGTTATGGGAATCGTATAGCACCCTGCTTGCAATTTCCACACTGCAGCATTGTTGCTGAACAAACTGAGATGGCTAATTAAGTGATGAGCTGCTTGGCCCTTTCAGAGCTAACTTGCAACCTGTAGAGTTCAGCATCTTCAGTTTTGCTGCCTTGTCATTTTTGTAGGTTATCCCCACAGTATCTGTTTTAGTGCATCAAATGTACTGCTGTTGCTGTTACCTAATAACTGCAGATAGTCAGAAGTCTTCTCTTGAGAGAGAAGttggttttgattgttttaagaaagggggaagaatattttttttcatGCTGTATGAATTGAATTTTGAAGCTGGGGGAAATGGGGTATTTTCATAAGCAATCATTTTGTCCATTGCTGTTGCCCATGTAAAATGCAGTGATGCAAGTGTAATAGGGCCCTTTTAGTTACAGTTAGGCTTTTAAGACCTAAAAGGAggtacttttaacatctatggggaTGTACCATCTGCCCCATAGTATCATGACAAATTAATTTGACATAGACAGAACGCCATCTGAGTTGAAATTGAGctgtattttaaattattttaatgtttttacagTGTTTTATTGTCACAATGTGAGTTTATCATTGAATTGTGACTGTTTTTAGCTTCCCTGAGCCCGTTTGAGGAGGTcaggatataagtgcaataaataaataaaaattagcaTGTTGTGTGAAACAAATTCTCCCATTCATGTACTGTTCTGAACTATTATTTAGGGCATGATCCCAGCAGCATTAAGCCCTTGTAGGTTTTGCTGATTCTGCAGGAAGCATGTGCCCACTTTGGGATGAATCATGCCTTTAATGTTTGAGAGGCTGACTGGCTTCTTCCTGGTATTCTAACAGAGGTTCAGCCTGTTTGTGCTCTGAAAGAAAAGCTGCAAACTTCAGAAAGATACTCTAACTTGCCTTAATGCCAGGGCTCTGACACCTTGTGGCTTTTTATTCTTGCAGGGCTTTATACTTCATTTTACCCACACTGCTATGTGTTTACCTtgagttaatttaatttaaaatcaACAATAGATGGAGAGCAGTCACAGTGCACATGTCGGATATCAGTCTGTTGTCTTTGATGGGGCCTTGCGGGGCTGTCGTGCAGATATCATTTAGATGTTTTTGGCGACATGACTAAACTCACATAACCACAAAGtgagaaaaaaatggaaagaaacagctctgctgtttcctgtGGATTTTCTTTTCATCTTTGCAGGCCAGGACATGACTATGAAAAACAGTAGTGCAGTTTTTCAGGCTAGAATATTTCTGGCAATGCTATTGTTGTGAATTGTGTTTACTATGAAGTTTTTATTTTGCCTTGATGTGGGAGATCTGAAAATGTCTTTTAAGGAAAGGATAGGGATATATTACGTTAGTTTGGAGGAAAGAATATACAGGTCTGTTCTCCTGGCTATCCTCCGTTGGAATGGTTTTGCTTTTTCTTAATTTATACAGCTTGGTCAGCGACACCAGCTCCTGCTGAAAGCCGTTTCAAAGCACAACAAACTGATGAAAGAGTGTGAGAATGGAAAAGGTACTTTTTTTTATTGCCTGCCAAAGGGTATCTGCTTTGTGTCAAGTCTGTTTTTTTCCTGCGGCCCTTTTTCCTATTGCTAAGCTGAGCTTCAAAGCTTGTGTGATCGCTAAAGGTTTGTGCAGGTGTATGCCATTTTAATGGTGGGCCTGCTGCACTAGCACAGTCGCACAGAATTCATTACCATGTCAAGAACAGAGGAAACCCATTTGTTCTGTTTGAAGCAAAAGTCAGATTTGCCCACTGCTAATAGGCTGACTCTTCTGTCAGTCAGCAGGACATCCCTCCCCATTCTtggagaaattttttcaagagtAAAAATTGCTTCATGAAAAGAGTTTTAAAAAACACCAAGCATCAAACATTGGTTCAGATAAACATTTAAGGcacttgaggggaggggggggagagaagagcttTCCTCAAGCATGGAGGAAAGGATGAAGAGCAGTTATCAGTGCCAATACTGCATGCGTATCACTTTGAGAAGTGAAGGTGGGGGAAACCAGAATTCTGCCTGCAGCAATGGAAGCTTTGCCATTGCTGTTTGCAGGTAAGATCAGTGTACCTTCCAAGCCAGGGAAGCAGCAGGCCACACCACTTGAGAGTGCGTTTCTACTGTCACTTCTCTTCCAGGCTTCTGACAATCTGGAGCTGACCATTGAGACTAGCCACAAGGCAGAGAACTGGACACCACTTTTAGGCTGCTTTCATGTGGCAGGGACTTTCCTTGCCTCTGCA
This portion of the Heteronotia binoei isolate CCM8104 ecotype False Entrance Well chromosome 10, APGP_CSIRO_Hbin_v1, whole genome shotgun sequence genome encodes:
- the CROT gene encoding peroxisomal carnitine O-octanoyltransferase, yielding MNMENQVTDTSEERTFQYQRTLPSLPVPSLDESLKKYLDSVKSFLNQEEYQRTESIVKAFENGIGKELQQKLLERAKVKRNWLEEWWLNVAYLEARIPTQIFHNFGGPGPYLEHYWPVKEGTQIERGSISTWHTLKFWELLRTEKLRVHRSGNMPLDMNQFRMLFCTCKVPGITQDSVVNYFRTETEGECPSHLAVLCRGRIFTFDAVHDGHILSPPEISRQLTYIQERCQNEPEGPGLAALTSEKRTRWAQIRDNLISLDPRNLSLLEKIQTSLFTVCLDEASPQATPEDYSQVTKLALGGDPTNRWGDKSYNCIVFSNGVLGSLCDHAPFDAMVVVVLCSYIDQKVIESEGRWKGSDKVRNIPWPEELVFSLDQKILNDIAYAKGQYYKQISDMQLVNYAFTSFGKSLIKKQKLHPDTFVQLALQLAYYKLHGHPASCYETAMTRRFYHGRTETMRPCTMEAVEWCKSMLDPDCTLGQRHQLLLKAVSKHNKLMKECENGKGFDRHLLGLLLVAKDQCLPVPEIFLDPAFSRSGGGGNFVLSTSLVGYTRVIGAVVPMVHHGYGCFYRIRDDRIVVACSSWISCLDTDAEKLCKNLFQSFQDIIQLMATAQL